A genomic segment from Alteribacillus bidgolensis encodes:
- a CDS encoding peptide-binding protein, giving the protein MKKQSLQLIFIALISFGFILAACSREDEPIEEEVTGAGEDPTEIKEETVEEPTGEPQQGGTITAAMYSAPGGQFNPIFYEDAYENNILSFTHDFLVAQDENLEFTPELAHDWKFNEDQTEITYFLEEDVTWHDGEQFTADDVVFTFTSMADPEYINSGGLRTEFVNKLVGYEEYAAGEADELEGVQAEDDYTVTFTFKEPNVTALYNTSFPIIPEHVFSDIAVEDMAEHPASTDAGEVIGTGPFKLTEMQDGEQYILEKHEEYWKGEPYLDRIQWQVIDQEIMTGMLENGELDLVKDPGGVPKADIETVKQMEHITMFEQQDLGYQYLGFRHHRGPNDSVTDKSTWEPNEKVQDKELRQAIAHAINREGIIEGLLYGSGQVLNAPFPEASWAYDPEAVHQYEYSEDKANELLDNAGYKDTNDDGFRENPEGEEFVLNLDYPTGNKVREDAAPIIKDNLESVGLKVDLRHPRDASAHFVELEKNNTDWDMYLAGWGLASGDPDPDPLHGSESAYNYLRWDNEESDKLIQEAKQAPEAFDLEFREKKYAEWAALFSEELPEIPLYSENNVFAHNSSLHGITKKPHTIVDNSHEWWLEQ; this is encoded by the coding sequence ATGAAAAAGCAAAGTTTGCAGTTAATTTTCATTGCACTGATTTCCTTTGGATTTATCCTTGCAGCTTGCAGCAGGGAAGATGAACCAATCGAAGAAGAAGTGACAGGTGCAGGCGAAGATCCGACAGAAATAAAAGAAGAAACGGTGGAAGAACCAACCGGGGAGCCCCAACAAGGCGGAACGATTACAGCCGCTATGTATTCAGCGCCAGGCGGACAATTTAATCCAATTTTTTATGAAGATGCATATGAAAATAATATATTGTCTTTTACACATGATTTTTTAGTAGCTCAGGACGAGAACCTGGAATTCACCCCAGAATTAGCTCATGATTGGAAGTTTAATGAGGATCAGACGGAAATTACTTATTTTCTTGAAGAAGACGTAACCTGGCATGATGGAGAACAATTTACCGCAGATGATGTCGTATTTACTTTTACCTCTATGGCAGACCCCGAGTACATTAATTCGGGCGGATTACGAACAGAATTTGTAAATAAGCTTGTAGGATATGAAGAATACGCAGCTGGCGAAGCTGATGAATTAGAAGGCGTTCAAGCCGAAGATGATTATACGGTCACCTTTACATTTAAAGAACCGAATGTAACTGCACTGTATAACACAAGTTTTCCGATTATTCCTGAACATGTTTTCTCTGATATAGCAGTCGAAGATATGGCTGAACATCCTGCCTCCACGGATGCTGGTGAAGTGATAGGTACAGGACCATTTAAATTGACCGAGATGCAGGATGGAGAGCAGTACATTTTAGAAAAACATGAGGAGTATTGGAAAGGAGAACCGTATCTTGATAGGATACAGTGGCAGGTAATTGATCAAGAAATTATGACTGGTATGCTTGAAAATGGAGAGCTTGACTTAGTGAAAGATCCTGGCGGTGTGCCAAAAGCAGACATAGAAACAGTAAAACAAATGGAACATATTACAATGTTTGAACAGCAAGACTTAGGGTATCAATATCTTGGCTTTCGACATCACCGTGGACCAAATGATTCTGTAACAGATAAAAGTACATGGGAACCAAACGAAAAAGTGCAGGATAAAGAACTTCGCCAAGCTATCGCACATGCCATTAATCGGGAAGGCATCATTGAAGGTTTGTTGTATGGAAGCGGTCAAGTTTTGAATGCTCCTTTCCCTGAAGCATCCTGGGCTTATGATCCGGAGGCTGTACATCAATATGAATACAGTGAAGACAAAGCAAATGAACTTCTTGATAATGCAGGATATAAAGACACAAACGATGACGGATTCCGTGAAAATCCGGAGGGAGAAGAGTTTGTATTAAACCTTGATTATCCTACGGGCAACAAAGTGCGTGAAGATGCTGCTCCGATAATTAAAGACAACCTGGAAAGTGTAGGATTAAAGGTTGACCTGCGCCACCCCCGTGATGCGTCTGCTCACTTTGTAGAGCTGGAAAAAAACAATACCGATTGGGACATGTATTTGGCAGGATGGGGGCTTGCTTCTGGTGATCCGGATCCAGATCCTCTTCATGGATCCGAATCAGCTTATAATTATTTACGTTGGGATAACGAAGAAAGCGATAAACTTATTCAAGAAGCAAAACAGGCACCTGAAGCTTTCGATTTGGAGTTTAGAGAAAAAAAGTACGCAGAATGGGCTGCGTTATTTTCTGAAGAGCTTCCAGAAATCCCGCTTTATTCCGAAAACAATGTATTTGCTCACAACAGCAGTTTACACGGTATTACAAAAAAACCTCACACGATCGTGGATAATTCCCACGAATGGTGGTTGGAACAATAA
- the pdxS gene encoding pyridoxal 5'-phosphate synthase lyase subunit PdxS, whose amino-acid sequence MADRGTDRVKRGMAEMQKGGVIMDVVNAEQAKIAEEAGAVAVMALERVPADIRAAGGVARMADPTIVEEVMSAVSIPVMAKARIGHIVEARVLEALGADYIDESEVLTPADEVYHLDKSEYTVPFVCGARDLGEALRRVGEGASMLRTKGEPGTGNIVEAVRHMRMVQSQVKKVTGLSKDELMTEAKNLGAPYELLLEIKENGRLPVVNFAAGGVATPSDAALMMQLGADGVFVGSGIFKSDQPDKFARAIVEATTHYEDYELIGRLSKGLGTAMKGMEISNLEPSERMQDRGW is encoded by the coding sequence ATGGCAGATAGAGGTACAGATAGAGTTAAACGTGGAATGGCAGAAATGCAAAAAGGCGGCGTCATCATGGACGTTGTAAACGCTGAACAAGCAAAAATTGCAGAAGAAGCTGGAGCTGTAGCGGTTATGGCTTTAGAGCGGGTACCAGCAGATATTCGTGCTGCTGGAGGAGTAGCTCGTATGGCTGATCCTACAATCGTAGAAGAAGTGATGAGTGCTGTATCTATTCCAGTAATGGCTAAGGCACGCATTGGTCATATTGTTGAGGCGAGAGTTTTAGAAGCTCTTGGGGCAGATTATATTGATGAAAGTGAAGTATTAACTCCCGCCGATGAGGTATATCATCTAGATAAAAGCGAATATACTGTACCTTTCGTGTGCGGTGCCCGTGATTTAGGCGAAGCTCTTCGACGTGTCGGGGAAGGTGCTTCCATGCTTAGAACAAAAGGCGAGCCAGGGACAGGAAACATTGTAGAAGCTGTACGCCATATGAGAATGGTGCAGTCTCAAGTGAAAAAAGTTACTGGTTTATCAAAGGATGAATTAATGACAGAAGCGAAAAACTTGGGAGCTCCTTATGAATTGCTTTTGGAAATTAAAGAAAACGGAAGGCTGCCTGTTGTAAACTTTGCAGCTGGCGGTGTGGCTACTCCGTCAGATGCTGCGTTGATGATGCAGTTAGGAGCAGACGGTGTATTTGTTGGCTCCGGTATTTTTAAATCAGACCAGCCTGATAAATTTGCACGAGCTATCGTAGAAGCAACAACTCATTATGAAGATTATGAATTGATCGGACGTCTGTCTAAAGGTCTTGGAACGGCAATGAAAGGAATGGAGATTTCTAATCTTGAGCCTTCCGAACGTATGCAGGACCGCGGCTGGTAA
- the guaB gene encoding IMP dehydrogenase, giving the protein MREDKFTKEGLTFDDVLLVPDRSDIHPRDVSVKTSLSEKLNLNIPIISAGMDTVTEASLAIAIAREGGLGIIHKNMSIEEQAEMVDQVKRSESGVITDPFFLTPERQVFDAEHLMGKYRISGVPIVNEDQKLVGILTNRDLRFIEDYSIKIEDVMTSSNLVTAPVGTTLEEAEKILQEHKIEKLPLVEKDQTLKGLITIKDIEKVIEFPHSAKDDQGRLLAGAAVGVTNDALKRVEALVTAEVDVIVIDTAHGHSQGVLNKVKEIREAYPSLTIIAGNVATAEGTQDLIEAGVDVVKVGIGPGSICTTRVVAGVGVPQITAVYDCAREASKYDTPIIADGGIKYSGDIVKALAAGGHAVMLGSILAGVTESPGETEIYQGRQFKVYRGMGSMGAMEQGSKDRYFQENNQKLVPEGIEGRIPYKGPLSDTLHQLIGGIRAGMGYCGTETLNDLRENARFTRITNAGLRESHPHDVQITKEAPNYNL; this is encoded by the coding sequence TAAATTTGAATATCCCTATTATTAGTGCCGGGATGGATACCGTTACAGAAGCTTCATTAGCTATCGCGATTGCTCGAGAAGGTGGATTGGGTATTATTCATAAAAATATGTCTATTGAAGAGCAAGCTGAGATGGTAGATCAGGTAAAACGTTCGGAAAGCGGTGTAATTACAGATCCTTTCTTTTTAACACCAGAACGGCAAGTATTTGATGCAGAACATTTAATGGGTAAATACCGTATTTCAGGGGTACCTATTGTCAATGAAGATCAAAAACTAGTTGGTATTTTGACAAATCGAGACTTGCGTTTTATTGAAGATTATTCCATTAAAATAGAAGATGTCATGACAAGTTCCAATCTTGTCACAGCACCTGTTGGCACCACTTTAGAGGAAGCAGAAAAAATTCTTCAGGAACACAAAATAGAGAAACTTCCTCTTGTAGAAAAAGACCAAACGTTAAAAGGTCTTATTACTATTAAAGATATTGAAAAAGTTATTGAATTTCCTCATTCCGCAAAAGATGACCAAGGCCGTTTATTAGCAGGGGCAGCTGTCGGTGTAACGAATGACGCGTTAAAGCGTGTGGAAGCTCTAGTTACCGCAGAAGTTGATGTTATTGTCATTGATACAGCACACGGTCATTCGCAAGGCGTTTTAAATAAAGTGAAAGAAATTAGAGAAGCATATCCCAGCTTAACCATTATTGCAGGAAACGTAGCCACTGCAGAAGGAACGCAAGACCTTATTGAAGCAGGTGTTGATGTGGTGAAAGTTGGAATCGGTCCTGGTTCCATTTGTACTACACGTGTTGTAGCAGGCGTAGGAGTGCCGCAGATCACTGCTGTGTATGATTGCGCTCGTGAAGCGAGTAAATATGATACGCCAATCATCGCGGACGGCGGTATTAAATACTCTGGAGATATTGTTAAAGCATTGGCAGCGGGAGGCCATGCAGTGATGCTTGGCAGTATACTGGCTGGTGTAACGGAAAGCCCGGGGGAAACAGAAATTTATCAAGGCAGACAGTTTAAAGTGTATCGCGGCATGGGTTCTATGGGAGCGATGGAACAAGGGAGCAAAGATCGCTATTTCCAAGAGAATAATCAAAAATTAGTGCCTGAAGGTATTGAAGGGAGAATCCCTTATAAAGGGCCATTGTCTGATACCTTGCACCAATTAATTGGAGGTATCCGCGCGGGTATGGGTTACTGCGGAACTGAAACCCTAAATGATCTCAGAGAGAATGCTCGTTTTACCCGCATTACCAATGCTGGTTTAAGGGAAAGTCACCCCCACGATGTTCAAATAACTAAGGAAGCTCCTAACTATAACTTATAA
- a CDS encoding D-alanyl-D-alanine carboxypeptidase family protein: MNWIKKSVIFSVCISILFDSGHTVSAAEPELEADSAILVEAETGKIVYQNDIDLVLPPASMTKIMSEYLVHEAVNNGEISWDEEVDISDKVRQLSLDTALSNVPLRQDETYTVQELYEAMAIYSANGATVALAEHIAGSESNFVNTMNEKAEELDLEEYEFVNSTGLNNRSMNGAHPDGTEADAENMLSARATAILTYHLLNDYPEVLDTVSIVEKTFKEGTEDYIEMQNWNWMLPEGPMPYEGVDGLKTGFTDLAGNAFTGTAERNGLRFISVVMRTESREARFEETAKLLDYGFDDFTFEEVVAEGDQFEEQETVPVTKGKEDEVTVSAGESLSVLVEEGETENVNTVVSLDEELLNEEGQLEAPIESGTVIGTVTVEEEGNNYLKDNMADNNQVPLVAEEDVEKAGWIALTFRGIGSFFGSVWSNAASFVRGLF, from the coding sequence ATGAATTGGATAAAAAAAAGTGTTATTTTTTCTGTATGTATAAGTATTCTATTTGATTCAGGGCATACAGTTTCAGCTGCAGAGCCTGAATTAGAAGCAGATTCAGCTATTTTAGTAGAAGCAGAAACTGGAAAAATTGTTTATCAAAACGATATAGATTTGGTTTTGCCGCCAGCGAGTATGACTAAAATTATGTCAGAGTATTTAGTACATGAAGCGGTTAATAATGGAGAAATTTCTTGGGATGAAGAAGTTGACATCAGCGATAAAGTACGGCAGCTGTCACTGGATACGGCACTTTCTAACGTTCCTTTGCGGCAGGATGAAACATATACAGTCCAAGAGTTATATGAAGCAATGGCCATTTATTCTGCGAATGGGGCTACGGTAGCTTTAGCTGAACACATTGCCGGTTCAGAAAGCAATTTTGTAAATACGATGAATGAAAAAGCAGAAGAATTAGATTTAGAAGAATATGAGTTCGTTAATTCAACTGGACTTAATAATAGATCAATGAACGGAGCTCATCCAGACGGGACAGAAGCTGATGCTGAAAATATGCTGTCTGCAAGAGCTACCGCCATCCTTACGTACCATTTATTAAATGATTACCCAGAAGTGCTGGACACGGTAAGTATTGTGGAAAAAACATTTAAAGAAGGTACAGAAGATTACATAGAAATGCAAAATTGGAATTGGATGCTTCCAGAGGGGCCGATGCCATACGAAGGTGTAGACGGGTTAAAAACTGGTTTTACTGACCTGGCTGGTAACGCTTTTACTGGAACGGCTGAAAGAAATGGACTTCGCTTTATATCTGTAGTGATGCGAACCGAATCAAGAGAAGCACGTTTTGAAGAAACGGCTAAATTACTTGATTATGGTTTTGATGATTTCACGTTTGAAGAGGTTGTGGCAGAAGGAGACCAGTTTGAAGAACAAGAAACAGTTCCTGTTACAAAAGGAAAAGAAGATGAAGTTACCGTGTCTGCAGGTGAATCTTTGTCTGTTTTAGTTGAAGAGGGAGAAACAGAAAACGTGAATACTGTAGTGTCATTAGATGAAGAATTACTCAATGAAGAGGGGCAGTTAGAAGCACCCATTGAGTCTGGGACAGTTATTGGCACTGTTACGGTGGAGGAAGAAGGAAATAATTACTTGAAAGATAACATGGCAGACAACAACCAAGTACCATTAGTCGCTGAAGAAGATGTTGAAAAAGCAGGATGGATAGCATTGACCTTTCGCGGTATTGGCAGTTTTTTTGGAAGTGTGTGGAGTAATGCAGCCAGTTTTGTCAGAGGTTTATTTTAA
- a CDS encoding ABC transporter permease has protein sequence MYIYVIRRILLFIPMLIAVSFIVFMLAFIAPGDPLTGERIDPSVDTEVLDQRREALGINDPFYVQYFHWLGSVAKGELGNSINYNGRTVEGLILSRIDNTLYLSVFSLLFTIIVALPIGIYSARKPHSLLDYGATAFAFLGLAIPNFFAGLLLIYVFAFQLGWFPSQGSVSTAGLSGFDYFFDKIRHLILPGTTLGLASTAVYMRYIRSEMMDVMTSHFIRAVKAKGMGNKSVLYKHTLRNALIPVITLLGFEFGMLLSGAVITEAVFNYPGLGTLFLDSIINRDYPVIMGINLILSVTILVGNLLADICYAVVDPRIRYD, from the coding sequence ATGTATATCTATGTTATACGCAGGATCCTTCTTTTTATTCCTATGTTGATTGCTGTTTCATTTATTGTGTTCATGCTTGCTTTTATTGCCCCAGGTGATCCGCTCACAGGAGAACGTATAGACCCATCGGTGGATACTGAAGTGCTGGATCAACGACGTGAAGCTTTAGGGATAAATGATCCCTTTTATGTGCAATACTTTCATTGGCTCGGTTCTGTGGCAAAAGGGGAATTAGGAAACTCTATAAACTATAATGGCCGCACCGTAGAAGGGCTGATTCTATCTAGGATAGATAACACTCTATACTTATCTGTCTTTTCTTTACTTTTTACTATAATTGTTGCATTGCCTATCGGTATCTACTCGGCTAGAAAACCACATTCTCTTTTAGACTATGGAGCTACTGCATTTGCATTTTTAGGACTTGCGATACCTAATTTTTTTGCTGGTCTCCTACTTATCTATGTTTTTGCTTTTCAACTAGGGTGGTTTCCATCGCAGGGCTCTGTCTCAACGGCGGGATTGTCAGGATTTGATTATTTTTTTGATAAAATAAGACATTTAATTCTGCCTGGTACTACGCTTGGATTAGCCAGTACGGCTGTTTATATGAGGTACATACGAAGTGAAATGATGGATGTGATGACGAGCCATTTTATTCGAGCAGTAAAAGCTAAAGGAATGGGAAATAAAAGTGTATTGTACAAGCATACGCTCCGTAATGCCCTTATCCCTGTGATTACCCTGCTCGGATTTGAATTTGGCATGCTATTAAGCGGAGCAGTTATTACTGAAGCTGTATTTAATTATCCTGGTCTTGGTACATTGTTTCTAGATTCAATCATTAATCGGGACTATCCTGTCATCATGGGAATAAATCTTATTCTCTCGGTAACCATTTTAGTCGGAAATCTTCTAGCTGATATCTGTTATGCCGTGGTTGATCCGAGAATTCGGTACGATTAG
- a CDS encoding Lrp/AsnC family transcriptional regulator, with the protein MKTLDQTDLLILGYLQENGKRSYSEIARFLDVSEGTVRSRINKMLKNNVFEFIIHTNPNKVGLKVQAIIGLSTKLGKQEDIAEYLNSYSEVRFIGAFSGKHDLIIQAYFRNNEDLVKFVNTELSQIDGILNADVNVELKQYKDSFSYILP; encoded by the coding sequence ATGAAAACTTTAGACCAAACTGATCTCTTAATTCTAGGTTACCTTCAAGAAAATGGGAAACGTTCTTATAGTGAAATAGCTCGTTTTCTTGACGTTAGTGAAGGGACTGTGCGCTCACGTATAAATAAAATGTTGAAAAACAATGTGTTTGAATTTATTATCCATACAAATCCAAACAAAGTTGGACTGAAAGTTCAAGCGATTATAGGCTTATCGACAAAACTAGGAAAGCAAGAAGATATAGCTGAATACCTGAATTCCTATTCAGAAGTTCGATTTATTGGTGCTTTTTCAGGAAAACATGATTTAATTATACAAGCTTACTTCCGAAATAATGAGGATTTAGTCAAATTTGTCAATACGGAACTATCGCAGATTGACGGGATTTTAAATGCGGATGTAAATGTTGAATTAAAACAGTACAAAGATTCGTTTTCGTATATACTCCCCTAG
- a CDS encoding ABC transporter ATP-binding protein, with protein MSNEPRLEVNGLKTYITFENKKQAKAVDGVDFVIHKGETTALVGESGSGKSMTSMSIIRLIPEPSGKIIEGSIKLEGKDLLKLSDKQMEKVRGNEIGMIFQDPHSSLNPVFTVGMQIAEPLRKHKKMKKKEAYNKAVDLLVMAGLPDAAQIVNMYPHQLSGGMVQRVVIAIAMSCDPKLIIADEPTTALDVTIQSQILDLMKDLKDQTNSAVLMITHDLGVVSEAADKVMVMYGGQIVEKASVKELFCNPKHPYTIGLLASIPRIEDEKKRLESIQGTVPPSHAFPEGCRFAPRCKHAIEACTKTVPELIETNNDHEVRCILYRGEETKPRDNHEQRNTN; from the coding sequence ATGAGCAATGAGCCACGGCTTGAAGTGAATGGATTAAAAACATATATTACATTTGAAAACAAGAAACAAGCGAAAGCGGTCGATGGAGTGGACTTTGTCATACATAAAGGAGAAACAACAGCCTTAGTCGGAGAATCAGGAAGTGGAAAAAGTATGACTTCTATGTCGATTATACGACTTATTCCAGAACCGTCTGGCAAAATTATAGAAGGCTCCATTAAGCTTGAGGGAAAAGATTTACTTAAGCTTTCCGATAAGCAAATGGAAAAAGTGCGAGGGAACGAGATTGGAATGATATTTCAAGACCCTCATTCTTCTTTGAATCCTGTGTTTACAGTAGGTATGCAAATAGCTGAACCGTTAAGAAAACATAAAAAAATGAAGAAAAAAGAAGCATACAATAAAGCTGTCGATTTATTAGTAATGGCAGGTCTGCCCGATGCAGCCCAAATAGTAAATATGTATCCCCATCAATTATCAGGAGGAATGGTACAAAGGGTAGTCATTGCTATCGCTATGTCTTGTGATCCAAAACTGATTATTGCAGATGAACCGACAACTGCTCTAGATGTTACCATTCAATCCCAAATTCTTGATTTGATGAAAGACCTGAAGGATCAAACAAATTCGGCCGTTCTTATGATTACCCACGATCTTGGAGTCGTTTCCGAAGCGGCAGATAAAGTCATGGTGATGTATGGCGGCCAAATCGTAGAAAAAGCTTCAGTGAAAGAGTTGTTCTGTAATCCAAAGCATCCTTACACGATTGGACTTTTAGCAAGTATACCTAGGATAGAAGATGAAAAAAAAAGACTAGAATCTATTCAAGGAACGGTACCGCCTTCCCATGCTTTTCCGGAAGGGTGCCGATTTGCACCAAGGTGTAAGCATGCTATAGAAGCTTGTACAAAAACAGTACCAGAACTAATTGAAACTAACAATGATCATGAGGTTCGGTGTATTCTGTATAGAGGGGAGGAGACTAAGCCCCGTGACAATCATGAACAGCGAAACACAAACTAA
- the pdxT gene encoding pyridoxal 5'-phosphate synthase glutaminase subunit PdxT — MLKIGVLALQGAVREHVNCLHAPDVEVKIVKRVEELEKLDGLVFPGGESTTMRRLVDKYGFFEPLRQFSEAGKPIFGTCAGLILMAEDIKDETQSHLQLMDMEVQRNAFGRQRESFETKISVKDVGVDVEAVFIRAPLITGVGKEVEILSEFEGEIVAARQNHLLACSFHPELTEDARFHQYFVQMVRESKEAAADSMALT; from the coding sequence ATGTTAAAAATAGGAGTACTCGCGTTACAGGGTGCTGTTCGTGAACATGTTAACTGTTTACATGCACCTGATGTGGAAGTGAAGATAGTAAAACGTGTGGAAGAGCTGGAAAAACTTGATGGTTTAGTATTTCCCGGCGGAGAGAGTACAACTATGCGCCGTTTAGTTGATAAATATGGTTTTTTTGAACCGCTTCGACAGTTTTCCGAAGCGGGAAAACCGATTTTTGGTACTTGTGCAGGTTTAATTTTAATGGCTGAAGATATTAAAGATGAAACACAAAGCCACCTTCAATTAATGGATATGGAAGTGCAAAGAAATGCTTTTGGCCGGCAGCGGGAAAGTTTTGAAACAAAGATTTCTGTCAAAGATGTAGGGGTAGATGTCGAAGCAGTATTTATTCGTGCTCCACTTATTACCGGAGTAGGAAAAGAAGTAGAAATTCTTTCCGAGTTTGAAGGAGAAATTGTTGCTGCCAGACAGAATCATTTATTGGCTTGTTCGTTTCATCCTGAATTAACAGAGGACGCACGATTTCATCAATACTTTGTACAAATGGTAAGAGAATCAAAAGAAGCAGCTGCTGATTCAATGGCATTGACATAA
- the serS gene encoding serine--tRNA ligase, translated as MLDVKRLRNNFNEVKQKLDKRGENISEIDKFQELDEKRRTLIQKTEELKQRRNTVSQQVAQLKREKKDADHLIKETKKVSADIKALDEELKQVEEMLNHLMLRVPNVPHESVPYGEDETDNEEIRQWGKVPSFPFEAKAHWELADELQMMDFERASKVTGSRFVFYKGAGAKLERGLINFMMDLHEEEHEYEELLPPYLVNRDSMTGTGQLPKFEEDAFQIKEEDYFLIPTAEVPVTNLYRDEILQADDLPIAYAAYSACFRSEAGSAGRDTRGLIRQHQFNKVELVRFVKPEDSYEELETLTGHAEKVLQLLELPYRVMNMCSGDLGFTAAKKYDIEVWLPSYEDFKEISSCSNFEDFQARRANIRFKRDQKSKTEFVHTLNGSGLAIGRTVAAIMENYQQEDGSIKIPQVLRSYMGGKEFIKKQ; from the coding sequence ATGCTTGATGTTAAAAGACTTCGTAATAACTTTAACGAGGTAAAACAAAAGCTGGATAAACGGGGAGAAAATATTAGTGAAATTGATAAATTTCAAGAACTAGATGAAAAACGAAGAACGCTTATCCAAAAAACAGAAGAGTTAAAACAGCGGAGAAATACAGTTTCACAGCAAGTAGCTCAGCTAAAAAGAGAAAAGAAAGACGCTGATCATTTGATAAAGGAAACAAAAAAAGTTTCAGCTGATATTAAAGCATTAGATGAAGAATTAAAGCAAGTTGAAGAAATGCTGAACCATCTCATGCTTCGTGTTCCAAATGTTCCTCATGAAAGTGTTCCATACGGGGAAGATGAGACAGATAATGAAGAAATTCGACAATGGGGTAAAGTCCCTTCCTTCCCGTTTGAAGCGAAAGCCCATTGGGAACTTGCAGATGAATTGCAAATGATGGATTTTGAAAGAGCTTCTAAAGTAACAGGAAGCAGATTTGTGTTTTATAAGGGCGCTGGAGCAAAATTAGAACGTGGATTAATTAACTTTATGATGGACTTACATGAGGAAGAGCACGAATATGAAGAATTGCTCCCTCCTTACTTGGTTAATCGTGATAGTATGACAGGTACGGGGCAGCTTCCAAAATTTGAAGAAGATGCATTTCAGATTAAAGAAGAAGATTACTTTTTAATACCTACAGCGGAAGTGCCAGTAACAAATTTGTATCGTGATGAAATTTTACAAGCAGATGATTTACCGATTGCATACGCTGCTTACAGCGCTTGTTTTCGCTCCGAAGCAGGTTCTGCAGGAAGAGATACGCGTGGTTTAATTCGTCAACATCAATTCAATAAAGTGGAGCTTGTTCGTTTCGTAAAACCAGAAGATTCGTATGAAGAATTAGAAACATTAACAGGCCATGCAGAAAAAGTTCTTCAGCTTCTAGAACTTCCATACCGTGTTATGAATATGTGCAGCGGAGATCTTGGTTTTACTGCAGCTAAAAAGTATGATATCGAAGTGTGGCTTCCAAGCTATGAAGACTTTAAAGAAATTTCTTCTTGCAGTAATTTTGAAGACTTTCAAGCGCGTCGTGCTAATATACGTTTTAAACGAGATCAAAAGTCTAAAACAGAATTTGTCCATACATTGAACGGTTCTGGTCTTGCCATTGGAAGAACAGTTGCAGCTATTATGGAAAATTATCAGCAAGAAGATGGCAGTATAAAAATTCCTCAAGTTTTGCGATCATATATGGGCGGCAAAGAATTTATCAAAAAGCAATAA
- a CDS encoding ABC transporter ATP-binding protein has product MNSETQTNSLTPSETKEKLVEVKNLKKYFPVKGGILKRTIGHVKAVENVTLSIYQGETLGLVGESGSGKSTLGHLILKLLDPTEGKIIFNGKDITSYSQRKIRPYRKNMQMIFQDPYSSLNPRMSVGDLIEEPLILHDRLTKKERQNRIIELLHTVGLDEETRFKYPHEFSGGQLQRIGIARALSSRPSLVIGDEPVSLLDVSVQSQVLHLMSDLQIKFNLTYLFISHDLSVVKHMCDRIAVMYLGRIAEVAPKHSLYKEPLHPYTKALIASVPGVDRKREKVKLEGNMPSPSNHPAGCPFHTRCPESHNRCTVERPELINMGNDHYVACHLYTE; this is encoded by the coding sequence ATGAACAGCGAAACACAAACTAATTCTCTTACACCATCAGAGACAAAAGAAAAATTAGTAGAGGTAAAAAATCTCAAAAAATATTTTCCTGTGAAAGGCGGCATTTTAAAAAGAACAATTGGGCACGTAAAGGCAGTAGAAAACGTAACTTTAAGCATTTATCAAGGTGAAACGCTTGGTCTCGTTGGAGAGTCAGGATCTGGAAAGTCAACACTTGGTCACTTAATTTTAAAACTGCTTGATCCTACGGAAGGCAAAATAATTTTTAATGGCAAGGATATTACAAGCTATTCTCAACGAAAAATCCGTCCTTATCGAAAGAACATGCAAATGATATTTCAAGATCCATATAGTTCACTCAATCCTAGAATGAGCGTAGGAGATTTAATTGAAGAGCCGCTCATTCTGCATGATAGATTGACAAAAAAGGAACGACAAAACCGGATCATTGAGCTTCTGCACACTGTAGGGCTAGATGAAGAAACTCGGTTTAAATACCCGCATGAGTTTTCCGGAGGACAGCTCCAGAGAATTGGAATTGCCCGTGCCCTCTCCTCTCGCCCTTCATTAGTTATTGGAGATGAACCTGTCTCACTACTAGATGTTTCTGTACAGTCGCAAGTTCTTCATTTAATGAGTGATTTGCAAATAAAGTTTAACCTTACATATTTATTTATTTCTCATGATCTAAGTGTTGTAAAACACATGTGTGACAGGATAGCAGTCATGTATTTAGGCAGAATTGCAGAGGTTGCTCCTAAGCATTCATTGTACAAAGAGCCGCTTCATCCTTATACAAAAGCACTTATTGCAAGTGTCCCAGGTGTAGATAGAAAGCGAGAAAAGGTAAAGCTTGAAGGAAATATGCCTAGCCCGTCAAATCATCCTGCTGGCTGTCCTTTTCATACTAGATGTCCGGAATCACATAATCGTTGTACAGTAGAACGGCCTGAATTAATAAATATGGGCAATGATCATTATGTTGCCTGTCACCTATATACAGAATAA